In a genomic window of Salegentibacter salegens:
- a CDS encoding IS91 family transposase gives MRPQHKVADILEMEQLQLKSLSLTSWHYRALQAIRRCRTEAMGGHIDKCDCCHELHISYNSCRNRHCPTCQGHKREEWIRARENELLNVPYFHLVFTLPSEFNSYALSHGKIVYGSLFRAAWQTLQQFGENPKHLGGRMGMIAVLHTWGQNMSLHPHLHCIVPGGGLNKSGTWKKAKNNGKYLFNVKSMSQVFRAKYIAELRKSELKIPQKVYDKVFSKKWVVYAKQPFRSPKYVIEYLGRYTHKIAISNHRITDVDRKNRKVTFTAKDYRRAGKKVNLTLSGQEFIRRFALHILPKGFTRIRHYGILSSSWKKEKLPKLQAELATVKMEPVRTIQPLLHRRCSTCKKGRLHTILLFDARGPPANWRVLLKDKKLNRSN, from the coding sequence ATGCGGCCCCAACATAAGGTAGCTGACATTTTAGAGATGGAACAGCTACAGCTCAAAAGCTTGAGCCTAACCTCATGGCATTACCGTGCATTGCAGGCCATAAGGAGGTGCCGAACAGAAGCTATGGGCGGACACATTGATAAATGCGATTGTTGCCACGAGCTGCACATCAGTTACAACAGTTGCAGGAACAGGCATTGTCCAACATGCCAGGGGCACAAACGTGAAGAATGGATTAGGGCAAGGGAAAACGAACTCTTGAACGTTCCCTATTTTCATTTGGTGTTTACCCTTCCAAGTGAATTTAACAGCTATGCCTTGAGCCACGGCAAAATAGTGTACGGCAGTTTGTTCAGGGCCGCCTGGCAGACCTTGCAGCAATTTGGGGAAAACCCCAAACACTTGGGTGGCAGAATGGGCATGATTGCGGTGCTCCATACTTGGGGCCAGAATATGAGTTTGCATCCTCACTTACATTGCATTGTACCAGGAGGTGGTTTGAACAAATCAGGAACATGGAAAAAAGCAAAGAACAATGGAAAATACTTGTTTAATGTAAAATCCATGAGCCAAGTGTTTAGGGCAAAATATATAGCTGAGCTAAGAAAGAGTGAGTTGAAAATTCCTCAAAAAGTTTACGATAAGGTATTCAGTAAAAAGTGGGTGGTATATGCCAAACAACCTTTTAGAAGTCCAAAATATGTCATTGAATACCTGGGCAGATATACCCATAAAATAGCCATTAGCAATCATCGGATTACGGATGTAGATCGCAAAAACAGAAAGGTGACTTTTACTGCAAAAGATTATCGTCGTGCAGGAAAGAAAGTCAACTTAACCTTATCGGGCCAAGAGTTTATCAGGCGGTTTGCCCTGCATATTTTACCCAAGGGATTTACTCGAATACGACATTATGGTATTTTGAGTAGCAGTTGGAAAAAGGAGAAGTTGCCAAAACTACAAGCTGAACTGGCTACGGTAAAGATGGAACCTGTCAGAACCATCCAGCCACTTTTGCACCGCAGATGTTCTACCTGTAAAAAAGGAAGACTGCATACCATTCTGTTGTTTGATGCACGTGGGCCTCCCGCAAATTGGAGAGTTCTATTAAAAGATAAAAAATTAAATAGGAGCAACTAA
- the htpG gene encoding molecular chaperone HtpG, whose product MATGKINVSVENIFPLIKKFLYSDHEIFLRELISNATDATLKLKHLTDIGETDVKYGNPVIEVKVDKEGKKLHVIDQGVGMTKEEVEKYINEVAFSGAEEFLEKYKDSAKDSGIIGHFGLGFYSAFMVANKVEIITKSYKDDQAAHWVCEGTTEFTLGDADKKERGTEIILHINEEDEEFLEENRIQELLVKYNKFMPIPIKFGTKEETLPLPEDAPEDAEAETKTVDNIINNPEPAWTKQPTDLEDKDYKSFYRELYPMQFEDPLFHIHLNVDYPFNLTGILYFPKMTQDMNIQKDKIQLYQNQVYVTDNVEGIVPEFLTMLRGVIDSPDIPLNVSRSYLQADGAVKKISSYITRKVADKLKSLFNNNREDFEQKWNDIKIVIEYGMLSEDKFFEKAQKFALYPTVENEYYTFDELQEKIKDNQTDKDGNLVVLYASNQDEQHSYIEAAKTKGYKVLLLDSPIISHLLQKMESEKEKITFVRVDSDQVDNLIKKDEEKISKLSEEEKEKLKGDFEKVIPKEKYTVQLEAMDSDAAPLLITQPEFMRRMKEMQQTGGGGMFGMGNMPEMYNLVVNTNHPLISDILNTKTEKKQERLIKHSLDLARLSQNLLKGEELTNFVKRSFDMVK is encoded by the coding sequence ATGGCAACCGGAAAAATTAATGTCTCTGTAGAGAACATTTTCCCACTGATAAAGAAATTTCTTTACAGTGATCACGAAATCTTTCTAAGGGAATTGATTTCTAACGCAACAGATGCGACTTTAAAATTAAAACACCTTACCGATATTGGAGAGACAGATGTGAAATACGGCAATCCTGTAATTGAGGTAAAGGTAGATAAGGAAGGAAAAAAACTTCACGTTATAGACCAGGGCGTGGGGATGACCAAAGAAGAAGTTGAAAAGTACATTAACGAAGTAGCTTTTTCTGGCGCTGAAGAATTCCTTGAAAAATATAAAGATTCTGCTAAAGACAGCGGAATTATTGGGCATTTTGGTCTTGGCTTCTATTCTGCCTTTATGGTAGCGAATAAAGTAGAAATAATTACCAAATCTTATAAAGATGACCAGGCTGCACATTGGGTTTGCGAAGGAACAACTGAGTTCACTCTTGGAGACGCCGACAAAAAAGAACGCGGTACCGAAATTATTCTTCATATAAATGAAGAGGATGAGGAGTTTTTAGAAGAAAACAGGATCCAGGAATTATTGGTGAAGTATAACAAGTTTATGCCTATTCCAATTAAGTTTGGAACCAAGGAAGAAACTTTACCACTTCCGGAAGATGCTCCAGAAGATGCCGAGGCTGAAACCAAAACGGTAGATAACATAATCAATAATCCTGAACCGGCTTGGACCAAACAACCAACCGATTTAGAAGATAAAGATTACAAAAGTTTTTACCGCGAATTGTATCCAATGCAATTTGAGGATCCATTATTCCATATTCACCTTAATGTAGATTATCCTTTTAATCTTACCGGAATTCTTTATTTCCCTAAGATGACACAGGATATGAATATTCAGAAAGATAAAATTCAACTGTATCAAAACCAGGTTTATGTAACTGATAATGTTGAAGGTATTGTTCCTGAATTTTTAACCATGCTTCGCGGGGTAATTGATTCTCCAGATATTCCGTTAAACGTTTCCCGTTCTTACCTTCAGGCAGATGGCGCTGTGAAAAAGATTTCCAGCTATATTACCCGAAAAGTAGCCGATAAGCTGAAATCTCTTTTCAACAATAATCGTGAGGATTTTGAGCAAAAATGGAACGATATTAAAATCGTTATTGAATACGGAATGCTTTCTGAAGATAAATTTTTCGAAAAAGCTCAGAAATTCGCACTTTACCCAACGGTAGAGAACGAGTATTATACTTTTGATGAACTTCAGGAGAAAATAAAGGATAACCAAACCGATAAAGATGGAAACCTGGTTGTGCTTTATGCTTCTAATCAAGACGAGCAACACAGTTATATTGAAGCTGCTAAGACCAAAGGTTACAAAGTCCTGTTATTAGATTCTCCGATTATTTCCCACTTACTTCAGAAGATGGAAAGTGAAAAAGAAAAGATCACTTTTGTTCGGGTAGATTCAGATCAGGTAGATAACCTTATCAAAAAAGACGAAGAGAAGATTTCAAAACTTTCTGAAGAGGAAAAAGAGAAATTAAAAGGAGATTTCGAAAAAGTTATTCCGAAGGAAAAATATACCGTACAACTAGAAGCGATGGATAGCGATGCAGCGCCATTGTTAATCACGCAACCGGAATTTATGCGACGAATGAAGGAAATGCAGCAAACCGGTGGCGGCGGAATGTTTGGAATGGGCAATATGCCAGAGATGTATAACCTGGTGGTAAATACCAATCATCCGCTAATTTCTGATATTCTAAATACCAAAACCGAGAAGAAACAGGAGCGCTTAATTAAGCATTCTTTAGATCTTGCGAGATTATCTCAAAACCTGCTTAAAGGGGAAGAGCTAACCAATTTCGTAAAACGCAGTTTTGATATGGTAAAATAA
- a CDS encoding TetR family transcriptional regulator C-terminal domain-containing protein, translated as MATTKKTTTKKVLDKDKLIAMYMDYVLEHEQRPKTVYKFCKENKIKEEEFYNFYGSFEGLQKGIWERFYEHTINMLNKSPEFETFTNREKMLTFYYTFFEMLTANRSYVLFSLKEHESQMKNLEQLKGLRKRVKSFARDLIQDENSEKAISALQQSERIFSEAAWVQLMFLMKFWMDDNSAQFESTDVAIEKSVNTVFDVFDNTPLERVIDLGKFLWKERMA; from the coding sequence ATGGCTACAACTAAGAAAACAACCACAAAAAAGGTTTTAGATAAAGACAAACTTATTGCAATGTATATGGATTATGTGTTAGAGCATGAGCAGAGACCTAAAACCGTATATAAGTTTTGTAAAGAGAATAAAATTAAAGAGGAGGAATTCTATAATTTCTACGGAAGTTTTGAAGGCCTGCAAAAAGGAATTTGGGAGCGATTTTACGAGCATACTATTAATATGCTAAATAAAAGTCCCGAATTTGAAACCTTTACCAATCGTGAAAAAATGCTCACGTTTTATTACACCTTTTTTGAAATGCTTACCGCAAATAGAAGTTACGTGCTTTTTTCTCTTAAGGAACACGAAAGCCAAATGAAAAATTTGGAGCAGTTAAAAGGTTTAAGAAAAAGAGTAAAATCTTTTGCCAGAGATCTTATTCAGGATGAAAATTCAGAAAAAGCGATTTCAGCTTTACAACAATCTGAAAGAATATTTTCTGAAGCGGCCTGGGTACAACTAATGTTCCTGATGAAATTTTGGATGGACGATAATTCTGCCCAATTTGAAAGCACCGATGTTGCAATAGAGAAATCTGTAAACACTGTTTTTGATGTGTTTGATAATACCCCGTTGGAACGGGTTATAGATTTAGGAAAATTCCTCTGGAAAGAAAGAATGGCTTAA